The following nucleotide sequence is from Acidovorax radicis.
ACGAGCACGTCGTCGAACGGGCGGCTCACTTCCTCACCGCGGGTGTACGGCACCACACAGTAGCTGCAATATTTGCTGCAACCTTCCATGATCGAGACAAAGGCACTTGCGCCCTCTACCCGGGCTGGCGGCAGATGGTCGAATTTCTCGATTTCAGGAAAGCTGATGTCCACCTGCGGACGGTCTTGCCGGTCACGCTGGTTCAGCAACTCGGGCAGGCGGTGCAGGGTTTGCGGGCCGAACACCACATCGACATAGGGCGCGCGCTTGATGATCTCGGCGCCTTCCTGGCTGGCCACACATCCGCCGACGCCGATCTTCACGCCCCGTGCTTTGAGGTGTTTGATGCGGCCGAGGTCGCTGAAGACTTTTTCCTGCGCTTTTTCGCGCACCGAGCAGGTGTTGAACAGGATCAGGTCCGCCTCGTCCACGTTTTGCGTGGGTTCATAGCCCTGCGCGGCGTGCAGTACGTCGGCCATCTTGTCCGAGTCGTACTCGTTCATCTGGCAGCCGAAGGTTTTGATGAAGACTTTTTTGGCCATGGCAATTCGCAAATAGCAAACAGACACCCCTGTGTTCAGGAGTGCATAAAAGGTGAATTCGTTAACGGCGCAACCGCCCAGGCGCGCCGGGACGGCGTTATTTCAGCGCAGAGCCCGACTCGGTCGTGATGTTCGTGATCACCGCATCACTGCCCTTGAGCGGCTTTGCGGCCTCGCCTTCGGTCAGGATCCAGGCGGCGTGAAGCATGCCGGTGCTCACCTCCAGCACATAGTTCACCTTGAAGGTCTTGCCAAGCACCGAATGCGTCATGATGAGCGTGTTCTGCGGGCTGAACAGCCGCATGCCGGGTGCAACGCGAATAGGCTTGCCGTTGAGTTGCGCTTGTGTTGTCGTTGTGAAGGTCAACGTGCCACGCAGCGCGGCATCAGGGAACGGGCGGCTGAGGCCCAGCCCAGGCAGTGTTTGTGCCGCGGCAGGTAAAGCGGTTGCTAGCGCTCCACACGCCAGTGCTGCAAACAACAAGTGCCGCAAGCGGCTTGGAGGACGGGGACTGTATGGGGCGACGAAGAGGCAGCGGTTCATGGTTTACATCCAGGGGCTGAATTCGCGATTCTAGGGCAGGCCGGGAAAGAACGGCCTACGGGTTCGGGCAAATCGCCTCAAGTGGAACTGGGAAAGAAAAAACCCACAGGGCGTTAGCGCGCTGTGGGTTTTTTGGGTTTGGTGGTGGTAGGTGGACTTGAACCACCGACATCAGCATTATGAATGCTGCGCTCTAACCAACTGAGCTATACCACCGCAGTCCGATATTATAGAACAAAATTTATTGGTTTGAGAAGATCGCAGCTCGTTTGTTCACGAAAGCATCCATGCCTTCCTTTTGGTCCTGCGTCGCAAACAGGGCGTGAAAGAGGCGGCGCTCAAACATCACGCCATCAGACAACGAGCCTTCGAACGCGCGGTTGACGGATTCCTTGGCGGCCATGACGGCAATCTGCGAGAACCCTGCGATGGTGATGGCTGCAGCCAGCGCCTCATCCATCATTTTTTCGTAGGGCACCACGCGGCTGACAAGGCCTGCGCGTTCCGCTTCGGTGGCATCCATCATGCGGCCCGTCAAAGCCATGTCCATGGCTTTTGATTTGCCGACAGCGCGTGGCAGGCGCTGCGTGCCGCCCGCGCCGGGGATGACGCCCAGTTTGATTTCCGGCTGGCCAAACTTGGCGTTGTCTGCCGCAATGATGAAATCGCACATCATCGCCAGTTCACAACCGCCTCCCAGCGCAAAGCCACTGACCGCCGCAACGACGGGCTTGCGGATGGAGCGGATCGCTTCCCAGTTGCGGGTGATGTAGTCGCCCTTGTAGGCATCGGCAAAGCTGTATTTGGCCATGGCGCCGATATCGGCTCCGGCGGCGAACGCCCTTTCACTGCCTGTCACGATCATGCAGCCGATCTTCTCATCGGCATCAAACGCCTTCAGGGCGGCCCCCAGTTCGTCCATCAACTGGTCGTTCAGTGCGTTGAGTTGCTTGGGGCGGTTGAGGGTGATGATGCCGACCTTGTCCGCTTCAACGCGGACTTCGATGGTTTCGTAGCTCATGAGGGCTCCTGGGTTGTGGTTCTGGTGACAGCTGAGGGAATATACCCAACCCCGATTGGGCGAGGGGGGCAGCAGGGCGCAATGGTGTGATGGGGTGCGATCCTTACCCCAGCCAGCCAGCCTGCGAGTTTGGCGGGGTCGTTGGTGACCAGACCCATCGTGTCGGAGACTGGAGCGACCGCTGACGCACTGCTGCGCGCTTTTTTGGGTGGGTGCGTTGTGGATGCTTCGGTGGTTGTCCGATCGGTCAGGGACAACGGCAACCGCAGCAGTCGGCCGTCCCGCGCAATCAGGGCTTCCAGCGTGGTTTCCTTCCCCGCATAGAACACAACGTCATCGAGCTTGCTGATGCGCCAACCCTGCTTTTGTACGTCGATGCCCAGCCACTCGTCGCCAGGTGCCATTCCGGCTCGTTCTGCAATCCCCCCGCGCAAGACGGACTTGATCTGCACACCGTGGTTCTCAGTGACACGAAGCCCCAGGCGTTGGGCCAGTTGAGGTGGTTGGGCCTGCAGGGTGACCCCATGGGTGGCCAGCAGGTCCGCCAAAGGAAGGTCGTCGGTGCTGTGCACCCATCGTTCCAGCTCGGCATTGAAGGAGCGTCCGGACATTTGCTGGAGTACGTCGCGCAGGTCCGCTTCGGTCATGGGGCCGCCGTTGGTGCGCGCCCACAGTGCGCGCATCACCTCGTCCAGTGTTGTTTTGCCCTCTTTGCGC
It contains:
- a CDS encoding enoyl-CoA hydratase encodes the protein MSYETIEVRVEADKVGIITLNRPKQLNALNDQLMDELGAALKAFDADEKIGCMIVTGSERAFAAGADIGAMAKYSFADAYKGDYITRNWEAIRSIRKPVVAAVSGFALGGGCELAMMCDFIIAADNAKFGQPEIKLGVIPGAGGTQRLPRAVGKSKAMDMALTGRMMDATEAERAGLVSRVVPYEKMMDEALAAAITIAGFSQIAVMAAKESVNRAFEGSLSDGVMFERRLFHALFATQDQKEGMDAFVNKRAAIFSNQ